The following coding sequences are from one Cenarchaeum symbiosum A window:
- a CDS encoding ribosomal protein L32E (COG1717), translating into MPINKEKLLQRSEVAKHRPDFVRAESWRYKRIKPAWRKPKGVDNHQRKQKSRGRPGLVKVGYGGPRAARGLHPSGYTDNLVYNTADISVLDPATDGLRIGHSVGARKRKIIAAFAVEKKFKIFNARVSPDGNQS; encoded by the coding sequence ATGCCGATCAACAAGGAGAAGCTTCTGCAAAGATCCGAGGTGGCAAAGCACCGGCCGGACTTTGTGCGTGCCGAGAGCTGGCGCTACAAGAGGATCAAGCCCGCATGGAGAAAGCCCAAGGGTGTGGACAACCACCAGAGAAAGCAAAAGAGCCGCGGCAGGCCCGGCCTGGTCAAGGTCGGATACGGGGGCCCGAGGGCCGCGCGCGGCCTGCACCCGTCAGGCTACACGGACAATTTGGTATACAATACAGCAGACATCTCTGTGCTGGACCCCGCCACCGACGGCCTCCGCATAGGCCACAGCGTGGGGGCCCGCAAGCGGAAGATCATTGCAGCTTTTGCAGTGGAGAAAAAGTTCAAGATATTCAACGCGAGGGTGAGCCCAGATGGTAATCAATCTTAG